CCATATAAATGATTAACTTTCCATATAAATTATTAACAAGAATTAATAAGTTAACAACTAGCTAGTCCTCTTCCTTAAAAGGTTTATTTGCTTTGTTTGAAAGTGCTTTAGGAAAGGCTCAAAACCGTTATAAGATAACCAAAATCGCTAGTTAAAAGTGCTTATGAATGATAAATGAACTAGAATTTTAATACAGACGTTTTTAGTACAAGTGCTTATGAGCATAAGACCTCTTTAGTTGTACTTTGTTACTCTCACATCAATCATTGACCTTTTTCTGCATTTTGTAGGTCCATTAAATTTTAACATTGAGCAGTACAATGGGAGTTTGCCTACATTAACCTTAAATCCATACGCATGGACAAAGGTGATAATATTAACATCATCATCTTACGAATATaaacaagaaaattaaattactcTTTTACTTGTTTTACATGACCGAAATTAAACACGGAATTAAACCTTTGTTTTCCGAATGGCATTTTGATCTCGAATGGCAGGTATCTAGCATAATTTTTGTAGATTCCCCGGTGGGGACTGGATTTTCCTATGCAAGAAGTTCGTTTGCTTCTCCGCCAAGTGATTCGGAACAAGTTGGGCATGCCCTCCAATTCTTAAGGAAGGTAATGAGAAATATTAATACAAACTTAATTGGGGTCTTAAACATCATTTTAAACACTTCTGTGTCATGATTCCCACCTAATAGTACTTAAGCAGCAACATTTTCGAATCAACTTAGAAAGTTATTAAATCGTCTGTGgcgaaaagaaaacaaacatgGTTGCCATTTGCCGATAATGATAGTAGCTCTTTGGTATAAAGGAGTAATTGTAATAAGTTCAATTAATTTTAGTTCTCCATTTTCCTTTTGTTATGAAATGTTGTTCAATTGCACCTTGTAGTGGCTTGTTGATCATCCAGAGTTCATGTCCAATCCTTTCTTTGTTGGTGGCGATTCATATTCTGGCATTCCTGTTCCTGTTCTTGCTCAGTTAATCTCAGATGGTATGCAAATAATTGCTAAttagcttaatatatatatatatatatatatatatatatatatatatatgggagactttggatgcggtccctagttatgaatagtctttgactgaaaccttgttggttttcaatttttgatccaagtccctgaaattaattgataatttatttctatgtacgttactatattttttaaattaaaaattaaaatttatagttgtttatagtaatgagattttaaataaaaaaccataatttgtgggattaaaaatattaaaatataaatatactattgtgtgtgtgtgtgtgtgtaaacatgggtacattcataaaaaataaccaaaaaattattgtatcaaaacatgggtacattcttcaaaatgggtacatttagcaaaaataaaaatgggtacaaataaataaaaaaatatgggtacaatacaaataaaactttaaaaaatatgggcacaaaaagaaattaatatatgggtacaaattaaaactgaaagaaaaattggtacaaattaaaaaagggttgcaaattaaaaatgggtacaaactaaaaataaaaatatatgataaaaaatttagccataaatataaatatactaattgtaatatttttaatattaaatgaatatatttagaaataaaaaatattttattattgaaataattagtgatattattaatacaaaggaccttgatcaaaaattgaaaagtaataaggttttaatcaatagagtagtaaaaataaggatgaaaacctaattactcctatatatatatatatatatatatgtgtgtgtgtgtgtataattcTGCAGTTAGTTTGATATAGCTAACTTGATAGTTGGTACGTACTGCAGGCAATCAAGAAGGAGTCAGACCCGCCATAAATCTGCAGGTTTATAACTATATATTCTTGTATATTCGTGTTAACTGTCTATTTTGTGTTGGAAGCTTGTGTCACAATCCATGTCAGTGAAATAATTACAACGGAAAAATCGAATCGGTAGTTGTAGCGGTAGTAGTGTAGTTCTAACTTCTAAGTTGTGATCCATGCTCATTTTTTCAGGGTTATATACTAGGGAACCCAGTAACAGTGCCACAAGATGAAGGCAACTCACAAATCACATTTGCTCATGGGATGGGACTTATTCCTGATGACCTATTTGAGGTACGTACTAATTTGATCTCATATTTAATCACCAATTAATCAACCTATTAAAAGtactttttaataattaattagtcTAAAATTCATATAATGCAGTCCTTGGAAAGAAGTTGCGGAGGAGAATATCAAACCATAGACCCCAGAAACGCAGAGTGTTTGAAACATAAGCAGGCTTATCATACTGTATGGTGCAATTACCCGAAAATTAATCTTTCTTAACCGTCTTGCTTCCTAGTTTTGAtctcatgtttttcatgtactGCAGTGCATTTCACAAATAAATTTGGCGCATATTTTGGAATGGAACTGCGAACTTGTTTCTCCGAAACCTCCGCTACATATGCTTGATAAAAGAAGATATCTGAGTAACAAGGACTACAATGTGTTCTCAGAATCAACTCCTCCTCCTATATTAGACTGTCGGGTAACCCCCTTCGTCGCTTTCTACTAATTTTCTTGACCTAATACTTGTTGATAGGGAACATTTCTTGAATACAAGCTCTCGATTTTGTGCATGCAGAGTTACGGATATTTGCTTTCTGAATATTGGACGAATGATCAGTACGTCCGTGAAGCCCTTCACATACGGAAGGTATATGTATATACGATCGAGATGAATACTAAACAAGATTTAAATTGGTAAAATATATATTGAGATCAATCAGGGGCAGAACTAGAAAGTTAGCTTACCGGGTGCACAACTAAGTGGTGACAGATGTAGGACTATCCTCATTGCATTTGGCCAACCCATGCTATTGTTTTGCTTAGCGTACATTCCCGCTCTTTAGTGCTCATTTAATTGTGCATTTAGGTCAATAATGTTATAGGTTTATAAAAAGGTAAAATCATACATGTATAGGACCGGAAGCTCAAATTTATAAGATGTTTGACAGTTATTACTTTAAGAAAACGACTAACTATAAAATTTACTAAAAATAGTGTCGTTTCTCTATGAGGATCGAGTGATAGAGTTACACTAGAGAGATGTCGATgttgtatagtttttttttcaactcatttgtttaatgaaaaaaaaccgaaaaagagATATTTTGAAAGTACGCAGTGCAGGGAAGTATAGGGAGATGGAAGAGATGCAGCTACGATATACCTTACGAGTATGACATTCACACCAGCATTCAGTTTCATGCAAAGTTTAGTGCTCGAGGCTGTTATCGCTCTTTAATATACAGGTGATGAggaatttaaatttaattaacatCTCCATATATATTTTCCATGCATCAACTCTGCGTTTATATaatgtttaaatatttttttaactttaatttctttgattttgttaattatttcAGCGGAGACCATGATATGATAGTGCCCTTCATGGCTACACAAGCATGGATTAGATCTTTAAATTATTCCATTGTTAATGACTGGAGACCATGGTTTGTCAAAGGCCAAGTCGCGGGGTACGTAAATATTTCTGATACGAACGATATTGATGGAGAGAGAATCGAACTTGGGGCATCTTATTTTTAGGTTTCGATTGGGTTTGAGTTTGCCAATCAAGTTTTTCCTTGGGGATGTACGATGTAGGTATACGAGGACTTATTCAAACAGGATGACCTATGCTACCGTGAAGGCAAGAAATAGTTTCCGATCCAATTTTCTGAATTTCAAAGGAAGATTTGATTCAACTTGagtcttttttaattttggctTTCTTGTTTGGTTATAATTTTGCATGTGCAGGGGGCGGGGCACACAGCTCCTGAGTACAAGCCTGAAGAATGTTCAACTATGTATACGAAGTGGTTATACGAGGAACCTCTATAAATCGAGAAGAAAACTCACATGCAATCGGAATTAACAGTGAGATCTGCAGAGAATCTCAATCCGTATTTAAGAGGCTTAAGGTCCatattttaagaaaatattaactatctagataatttttctattttttcaaaTGAGGAATGCTAGTTACCTTCCTCTATTATATGCAACGTGGACATTATTTTCACTTAAAACTAAATATTTAATGTGCTTAAAATGTAACAATTTTATTTCCACTAGTACCCCAAACAAATCTAAGCTAAAAAATTCTTGCTCTAACGCAATTCAGAAACGACGGGGTGTAACatgcaaaaattaaaatctctcaatttTGACACTATAAACGGTATGGTGGGTCAATTTAGATGAAAATAAATTAATGCTTGCATGAGAAAACGACATTAACATTGAACACAAATGGTCCATAATATGGTCGTATAAGGAAACATGTTTGTCAAAGTTAATGGATACAAGACCCAAATGACGAATGGTACATCTTTGCTATCTGTAGTGACACGTCGTTTCTGGGACATTTTTCAGACTTCTCAACGTTTTTCACTCCTCTATGTCGAGGAAGTATGTACATCGGTGAGTAGCCATCGGGACTGCGCAGTTCTTCCCTTTGTGTTGAAGGATGACATAAACATAGGCTTCTTTCCCAGTCTCGGTGTCTCGAAGAATTCGGATCACAGAAACTCCGTTTCTATTTGTCACGCGACTCCCCTTTTGGCAGTAAATCAGGCCTCCTCCACCGGAAATTGAACCATCGCATGCCTACAACAGGAGCAACGGCCATCAAAATCTATGAGACAGCAATATTGTTACTCGAATATAACCCGAGCTAACATTATTCATACATGTTATAGACAAAGGAGATAAACACACTGCTAcgaaa
Above is a window of Malus sylvestris chromosome 15, drMalSylv7.2, whole genome shotgun sequence DNA encoding:
- the LOC126603299 gene encoding serine carboxypeptidase-like 7 isoform X1, which codes for MRFHVSKNLLYFSHRLSGYIIYKFYACILPKIQLRLCLTWPVPSPDKGGGGGRQVVDSRHSMITSNPYEILPKIQELIFLVCDQLTNLLWLQLLPKATGLPFLTCRRLIPNSCALGRCILRATVTPHVQRLSSPCRGLQLLLLLLLLLPLSNVCSQMLPVSNSQLVKFLPGFQGPLPFELETGYVGVGEEEEVQLFYYFVKTERKPEEAPLMLWLSGGPGCSSLTALLYEIGPLNFNIEQYNGSLPTLTLNPYAWTKVSSIIFVDSPVGTGFSYARSSFASPPSDSEQVGHALQFLRKWLVDHPEFMSNPFFVGGDSYSGIPVPVLAQLISDGNQEGVRPAINLQGYILGNPVTVPQDEGNSQITFAHGMGLIPDDLFESLERSCGGEYQTIDPRNAECLKHKQAYHTCISQINLAHILEWNCELVSPKPPLHMLDKRRYLSNKDYNVFSESTPPPILDCRSYGYLLSEYWTNDQYVREALHIRKYAVQGSIGRWKRCSYDIPYEYDIHTSIQFHAKFSARGCYRSLIYSGDHDMIVPFMATQAWIRSLNYSIVNDWRPWFVKGQVAGYTRTYSNRMTYATVKGAGHTAPEYKPEECSTMYTKWLYEEPL
- the LOC126603299 gene encoding serine carboxypeptidase-like 7 isoform X5, giving the protein MMSRRMAGLSSPCRGLQLLLLLLLLLPLSNVCSQMLPVSNSQLVKFLPGFQGPLPFELETGYVGVGEEEEVQLFYYFVKTERKPEEAPLMLWLSGGPGCSSLTALLYEIGPLNFNIEQYNGSLPTLTLNPYAWTKVSSIIFVDSPVGTGFSYARSSFASPPSDSEQVGHALQFLRKWLVDHPEFMSNPFFVGGDSYSGIPVPVLAQLISDGNQEGVRPAINLQGYILGNPVTVPQDEGNSQITFAHGMGLIPDDLFESLERSCGGEYQTIDPRNAECLKHKQAYHTCISQINLAHILEWNCELVSPKPPLHMLDKRRYLSNKDYNVFSESTPPPILDCRSYGYLLSEYWTNDQYVREALHIRKGSIGRWKRCSYDIPYEYDIHTSIQFHAKFSARGCYRSLIYSGDHDMIVPFMATQAWIRSLNYSIVNDWRPWFVKGQVAGYTRTYSNRMTYATVKGAGHTAPEYKPEECSTMYTKWLYEEPL
- the LOC126603299 gene encoding serine carboxypeptidase-like 7 isoform X4, whose translation is MMSRRMAGLSSPCRGLQLLLLLLLLLPLSNVCSQMLPVSNSQLVKFLPGFQGPLPFELETGYVGVGEEEEVQLFYYFVKTERKPEEAPLMLWLSGGPGCSSLTALLYEIGPLNFNIEQYNGSLPTLTLNPYAWTKVSSIIFVDSPVGTGFSYARSSFASPPSDSEQVGHALQFLRKWLVDHPEFMSNPFFVGGDSYSGIPVPVLAQLISDGNQEGVRPAINLQGYILGNPVTVPQDEGNSQITFAHGMGLIPDDLFESLERSCGGEYQTIDPRNAECLKHKQAYHTCISQINLAHILEWNCELVSPKPPLHMLDKRRYLSNKDYNVFSESTPPPILDCRSYGYLLSEYWTNDQYVREALHIRKYAVQGSIGRWKRCSYDIPYEYDIHTSIQFHAKFSARGCYRSLIYSGDHDMIVPFMATQAWIRSLNYSIVNDWRPWFVKGQVAGYTRTYSNRMTYATVKGAGHTAPEYKPEECSTMYTKWLYEEPL
- the LOC126603299 gene encoding serine carboxypeptidase-like 18 isoform X6, translating into MLWLSGGPGCSSLTALLYEIGPLNFNIEQYNGSLPTLTLNPYAWTKVSSIIFVDSPVGTGFSYARSSFASPPSDSEQVGHALQFLRKWLVDHPEFMSNPFFVGGDSYSGIPVPVLAQLISDGNQEGVRPAINLQGYILGNPVTVPQDEGNSQITFAHGMGLIPDDLFESLERSCGGEYQTIDPRNAECLKHKQAYHTCISQINLAHILEWNCELVSPKPPLHMLDKRRYLSNKDYNVFSESTPPPILDCRSYGYLLSEYWTNDQYVREALHIRKYAVQGSIGRWKRCSYDIPYEYDIHTSIQFHAKFSARGCYRSLIYSGDHDMIVPFMATQAWIRSLNYSIVNDWRPWFVKGQVAGYTRTYSNRMTYATVKGAGHTAPEYKPEECSTMYTKWLYEEPL
- the LOC126603299 gene encoding serine carboxypeptidase-like 7 isoform X3, with the protein product MRFHVSKNLLYFSHRLSGYIIYKFYACILPKIQLRLCLTWPVPSPDKGGGGGRQVVDSRHSMITSNPYEILPKIQELIFLVCDQLTNLLWLQLLPKATGLPFLTCRRLIPNSCALGRCILRATVTPHVQRLSSPCRGLQLLLLLLLLLPLSNVCSQMLPVSNSQLVKFLPGFQGPLPFELETGYVGVGEEEEVQLFYYFVKTERKPEEAPLMLWLSGGPGCSSLTALLYEIGPLNFNIEQYNGSLPTLTLNPYAWTKVSSIIFVDSPVGTGFSYARSSFASPPSDSEQVGHALQFLRKWLVDHPEFMSNPFFVGGDSYSGIPVPVLAQLISDGNQEGVRPAINLQGYILGNPVTVPQDEGNSQITFAHGMGLIPDDLFESLERSCGGEYQTIDPRNAECLKHKQAYHTCISQINLAHILEWNCELVSPKPPLHMLDKRRYLSNKDYNVFSESTPPPILDCRSYGYLLSEYWTNDQYVREALHIRKGDGRDAATIYLTSMTFTPAFSFMQSLVLEAVIAL
- the LOC126603299 gene encoding serine carboxypeptidase-like 7 isoform X2 — translated: MRFHVSKNLLYFSHRLSGYIIYKFYACILPKIQLRLCLTWPVPSPDKGGGGGRQVVDSRHSMITSNPYEILPKIQELIFLVCDQLTNLLWLQLLPKATGLPFLTCRRLIPNSCALGRCILRATVTPHVQRLSSPCRGLQLLLLLLLLLPLSNVCSQMLPVSNSQLVKFLPGFQGPLPFELETGYVGVGEEEEVQLFYYFVKTERKPEEAPLMLWLSGGPGCSSLTALLYEIGPLNFNIEQYNGSLPTLTLNPYAWTKVSSIIFVDSPVGTGFSYARSSFASPPSDSEQVGHALQFLRKWLVDHPEFMSNPFFVGGDSYSGIPVPVLAQLISDGNQEGVRPAINLQGYILGNPVTVPQDEGNSQITFAHGMGLIPDDLFESLERSCGGEYQTIDPRNAECLKHKQAYHTCISQINLAHILEWNCELVSPKPPLHMLDKRRYLSNKDYNVFSESTPPPILDCRSYGYLLSEYWTNDQYVREALHIRKGSIGRWKRCSYDIPYEYDIHTSIQFHAKFSARGCYRSLIYSGDHDMIVPFMATQAWIRSLNYSIVNDWRPWFVKGQVAGYTRTYSNRMTYATVKGAGHTAPEYKPEECSTMYTKWLYEEPL